Proteins from a genomic interval of Poecile atricapillus isolate bPoeAtr1 chromosome 1, bPoeAtr1.hap1, whole genome shotgun sequence:
- the PTPRCAP gene encoding protein tyrosine phosphatase receptor type C-associated protein, protein MAGPRWHPVLLALAGPAAAGEPAGARNDRAVAALLGLLLCLALGLALAWHHLCRLSAGRYHPRPLGRRALELLRGRWHRLRSPEDPAVALGDADGGVTVRDEEEELMPWSLERRPEQHQEEEDEQEEDEQEKDEKEEDEKEEDEEEAEAAPQGGENPLSEGEAAGGSAKALLSDLHAFSGTAAWGDTRPHVTAL, encoded by the exons ATG GCTGGCCCGCGGTGGCACCCGGTGCTGCTGGCGCtggcggggccggcggcggccgGGGAGCCCGCGGGGGCCCGCAATGACCGGGCGGTGGCCGCGCTGCTGgggctcctgctgtgcctggcGCTGGGGCTGGCGCTGGCCTGGCACCACCTGTGCCGCCTCTCGGCCGGCCGCTACCACCCCCGGCCCTTGGGCCGCCGGGCGCTGGAGCTGCTGCGGGGACGGTGGCACCGGCTGCGCTCACCAGAGGACCCCGCCGTGGCCCTCGGGGACGCTGACGGGGGGGTGACCGTGCGGGACGAGGAGGAAGAGCTGATGCCCTGGAGCCTGGAGCGGCGGCCGGAGCAGcatcaggaggaggaggatgaacaGGAGGAGGATGAACAGGAAAAGGATgagaaggaggaggatgagaaggaggaggatgaggaggaggccGAGGCAGCACCACAGGGCGGGGAGAATCCCCTGAGTGagggggaggcggcggggggCAGCGCCAAGGCCCTGCTCAGTGACCTGCACGCCTTCTCGGGAACAGCGGCCTGGGGGGACACGCGGCCACACGTCACCGCCTTGTGA
- the RPS6KB2 gene encoding LOW QUALITY PROTEIN: ribosomal protein S6 kinase beta-2 (The sequence of the model RefSeq protein was modified relative to this genomic sequence to represent the inferred CDS: inserted 2 bases in 1 codon), which translates to MAGVFDIDLETEEGSDGDEPELGADMELEPRGNGLEPVGHYEEIEISESSVNNGPEHIGPHCFELLRVLGKGGYGKVFQVRKVQGTNTGKIFAMKVLKKAKIACNAKDTAHTRAERNILEAVKHPFIVDLIYAFQTGGKLYLILECLSGGELFMQLEREGIFLEDTACFYLSEITLALGHLHSHGIIYRDLKPENIMLNSQGHIKLTDFGLCKESIHDGAVTHTFCGTIEYMAPEILVRSGHNRAVDWWSLGALMYDMLTGSPPFTAENRKKTIDKILKGKLVLPPYLTPDARDLLKKFLKRNPSQRVGGGPGDAADVQKQPFFRHINWEDLLARRLDPPFKPCLQSEEDVSQFDTRFTRQTPVDSPDDAAISESANQAFLGFTYVAPSVLESIKEGFSFQPKVRSPRRLNSSPRTPVSPVKFSPFEAFKPVVPGDPMELGPXPSPPPPEGTAPLPIKPSGGAKKQKGGRGRVPR; encoded by the exons ATGGCGGGGGTGTTCGACATCGACCTGGAGACCGAGGAGGGCAGCGACGGGGACGAGCCCGAGCTGGGCGCC GACATGGAGCTGGAGCCACGGGGGAACGGCCTGGA GCCGGTGGGACACTATGAAGAGATCGAGATTTCCGAGAGCAGCGTCAACAATGGCCCCGAGCACATCGGCCCCCACTGCTTCGAGCTGCTCCGCGTCCTGGGCAAGGGTGGCTACGGCAAg GTGTTCCAGGTGCGCAAAGTGCAGGGCACCAACACGGGGAAGATCTTCGCCATGAAGGTCCTGAAGAAG GCCAAGATCGCCTGCAACGCTAAGGACACGGCGCACACCCGGGCAGAGAGGAACATCCTGGAGGCCGTCAAGCACCCCTTCATCGTTGACCTCATCTACGCCTTCCAGACGGGCGGGAAGCTCTACCTCATCCTGGAGTGCCTCAGTG GTGGAGAGCTCTTCATGCAGCTGGAGCGGGAAGGGATCTTCCTGGAGGACACTGCCTG TTTCTACCTGAGCGAGATCACGCTGGCACTGGGTCACCTGCATTCCCACGGGATCATCTACCGGGACCTTAAGCCAGAGAATATCATGCTCAACAGCCAag GTCACATCAAGCTGACAGACTTCGGGCTGTGCAAGGAGTCCATCCATGACGGAGCCGTCACCCACACCTTCTGCGGCACCATCGAGTACAT GGCCCCTGAGATCCTAGTGCGGAGCGGGCACAACCGGGCGGTGGACTGGTGGAGCCTGGGCGCCCTGATGTACGACATGCTCACCGGATCG CCGCCGTTCACCGCCGAGAACCGCAAGAAGACCATCGACAAGATCCTCAAGGGGAAGCTGGTGCTGCCGCCCTACCTGACACCCGATGCTCGTGACCTCCTCAAAAAG TTCCTCAAGCGGAACCCCAGCCAGCGGGTTGGGGGGGGCCCCGGTGACGCGGCCGATGTGCAG aaacagcCCTTCTTCCGCCACATCAACTGGGAGGACCTGCTGGCGCGCAGGCTGGACCCCCCCTTCAAACCCTGCCTG CAGTCAGAGGAGGACGTGAGCCAGTTCGACACCCGTTTCACCCGCCAGACCCCTGTGGACAGCCCCGACGACGCTGCCATCAGCGAGAGTGCCAACCAGGCCTTCCTG GGTTTCACCTACGTGGCCCCCTCCGTGCTGGAGAGCATCAAGGAGGGGttctccttccagcccaagGTGCGCTCCCCCCGGCGCCTCAACAGCAGCCCCCGCACCCCCGTCAG ccctgtgAAGTTCTCCCCCTTCGAGGCGTTCAAGCCGGTGGTGCCTGGCGACCCCATGGAGTTGgggcc ccccagcccccccccgcCCGAGGGCACAGCCCCCCTGCCCATCAAACCCTCAGGAGGCGCCAAGAAGCAGAAGGGGGGCCGGGGTCGGGTGCCCAGGTAG